One window from the genome of Penaeus monodon isolate SGIC_2016 chromosome 4, NSTDA_Pmon_1, whole genome shotgun sequence encodes:
- the LOC119572183 gene encoding cytoplasmic dynein 2 intermediate chain 2-like: MFSKHSDSPVSFKSSWKTEQQLAEGGTQTDEVGQEEAECQVISLIETGVQTEEEEPPNFDNQEYDEASLAEFLQRITPKVIQELDRQNRSRAFDGFLLMREEETSQVKLLHTLRWSNRDTEGLVSGIDWSCTGSVIAVAYGWSSHDDWCDHKSAVAVWNINRSDFDSNQPERVIDVSSCVASLAFHPTNPAVFAIGTFNGEVLVYDLVHVEEVVPMATGECGGGSVTTLLWIDSAISRVSATRSSSTLVATTSTGYILEWTLNITKQELQLKSGFMLQGQDVPRSIRTQVDESSGVGIATASFNSEDITLFVLGAEVGGMFLCSTAREVCFSIFLNFTFLFSSLQGLTGVHQKTVGGTPLCNNYII, translated from the exons ACAGTTAGCTGAAGGAGGTACTCAAACAGATGAGGTTGGGCAAGAAGAAGCAGAATGTCAAGTTATAAGCTTGATTGAG ACAGGTGTgcaaacagaggaggaggaacctCCAAATTTTGATAATCAGGAGTATGATGAAGCATCACTTGCAGAATTTTTACAAAGAATAACTCCAAAAG ttATACAAGAACTGGACAGACAGAACAGAAGCAGAGCCTTTGATGGCTTTTTATTAATGAGGGAAGAAGAAACATCACAAGTGAAGTTATTACACACCCTACGGTGGAGCAACAGAGACACTGAG GGGCTTGTGAGTGGCATTGACTGGAGTTGCACGGGGTCTGTAATTGCAGTGGCCTATGGATGGAGTTCTCATGATGACTGGTGTGACCACAAGAGTGCTGTGGCAGTATGGAATATTAACAG GAGTGACTTCGATTCCAACCAACCCGAGAGAGTGATAGATGTATCTTCATGCGTTGCTTCCCTGGCTTTCCATCCAACCAATCCTGCTGTGTTTGCCATAGGAACATTCAATG GGGAGGTGCTGGTATATGACCTTGTCCATGTGGAAGAAGTAGTTCCAATGGCCACTGGTGAATGTGGTGGGGGGAGTGTGACCACACTTTTGTGGATTGACAGTGCCATTAGCAGAGTCTCAGCCACTAGGTCTTCCAGCACACTTGTTGCAACAACAAGCACAGGGTATATATTGGAATGGACactaaatataacaaaacaagaacTCCAACTAAAATCAGG GTTTATGTTGCAAGGTCAAGATGTACCACGCAGCATAAGGACTCAGGTTGATGAATCAAGTGGAGTTGGGATTGCTACTGCATCCTTTAATTCTGAAGATATAACACTTTTTGTTTTAGGAGCAGAAGTGGGCGGCATGTTCCTCTGCTCAACAGCCCGTGAGGtatgtttttctatctttcttaatTTCACCTTCCTTTTCTCATCACTACAAGGACTCACAGGCGTACACCAAAAGACAGTGGGGGGCACTCCActttgcaataattatataatctga